ctacacaaagtaaaaattaacttTGGTAGACTTCACTGTGGAGGACAGTCCATAACAAGCTCATCTGCCCTTACTCCCCCAGAGCCGATCATCTTCCgagttaagattttaaaaatatgttttaattgaTATCATTATGTTGATATTTGTTTCTTATTCCACATCATCTTCAGCCAAGCTCTGAGCACTTACAATTCTCTGACTAATTGTTGGGAGCTTAGTCAGAAGCATCTGGAACACTGGTGGTGGAAGAGTTTGTTGCAACACTTGCAGTAACTGCTGCGGCTGTCCACACACAGCAATTGCATTTGTCAGATGGTCCACACCCTTCTCATATTCACCTTGAGCTAGTAATTCTTCACCAAGCTGTATTTCTTCTAGAAAGAATTTCTGAACGGCTTCAGCATCTTTAAGGTCAGGTAACTTGGAAAGCCCAGCTCTCTCCTTGGcaagcttttgtttctttcttcgtTCTCGCAGCCTGTTCTTGAAGTTGGGGTCACTCTGTCTCTTGCGGTCGAAATAAATGCAGTAACCGATGAAAAGGGCCCCGCACACGCCGGCGGCGATGGCGCTGTTCCGGCCCACCATCGTCTCTCCACCCGAAGAGCCGGGTCGGCTGCGGCGGGGCCCGCAAACAAGCCGTTGACCGCGAAGCCTCGGATCCGAGTGCGCGGCTCAGCCCCGACGCCCGCCGCGAGGGACCCATCTCTTTGTTTTTAACCAGACCTCCAGATgccctgtcttccttccttctccttgaTCTCCTGGCtcccacctggctcctccctgACCCCTTCCTCCATTGGTTGCCAACAACCTCCGAGCCCCAAACCCTGAGGATGTTTTCCAGCCTCACTTCCTTCAGCCCTCCGTGGGCTTCAACATCAATCTCTTCCCTCCTGGGCCCTGCGCCTGACCCTCCACCCCGCACCCTGTCCTCTCTGACCGGCAGGGCCATCCACTCTCTTGGGCTCCTTCCTGTCCCCCTGCCATCATTCTTTCTCTCCTGGGAGATCAACGTCTTCTCCTCCAGAATTAAACAGTGGAGCTGCTTTGGGCTCAGCCTGGAGCCGCCTTTCTTCTCACGCCTCCCTTCTCTGCAACTGATCTCACCCACCGCCCTGGCTTCACGTTCCACATGCATAGGGCTGGCTTTCAGGTCCACGTACTGGTTGGCGTCTCTCCTCCAGCTCTGGACCCACGTCCCCAGCTCAGCATCTCCTCTTGCTATGTGCAGAAACACCCAGTCTTCACGTTCAAACCAAGATCAGGGTGTGTCCTCCTTGCCCTGGGCCCCCTCCGGGGTCCCTGGTACACAAAGGCATTACCTAAGGGCATCAACCTGTCAGACCTGATCTACCTCCAAGCTGTTCATCACATCAACAATGATCTTGTGATGCGTTCCTGTTTCTCTCTGCCGCCAATGGGAGGCCCTCACTCTGCTGAGCTCTGCTGGTTGTTCTCTCGCCACGGTCTCTGCCCAGCAGCCCCTTGCCCGGTCCTGGGGTGCCCCTGCCTGGACTCTTCACTGGAGACCCTCCACTTTCCATTACTGTGGGGAAGGCAAGAGCTGGatgcctgcccacccctcccacccacctcacaCCACTCCATCCTCACTGGCCCTCTTTGATCCTTCTCACCACTGACATCCGTCCTTTCTCTCCTGTCATCCTGggccccccagccctcctccttcACGTACACATTTTGCCCATGTACACACCTCCCAGATCTGATCTGTCTCGGAAGTACACGGGCCTCCTCTTTCAGACccacagtcactgtccacattcCCTTGAGATGAATGTCCTCCTCCTCACGTGAGCTTCGTGATtacatctttttccttttgtgttatCTCTAGCACTTAGGGCAATGTCTGACACATATGAGGCATAACCAATATTTGTGGACTGAACACATGAAATTTCATGCTTTATATTCTTCATCAGTATTTGGAATGGAATGCACTTCGTGTCAACCAAGGTATCAGAATTGGAGAATTAGTATAGTAGCTGTCAGttcagattaaagaaaaattttgataAATCTGGAAATCTAACTCCTTGGGTACGAAAAAAGGCTCACTCatattacctctttttttttttttttaatttggagccAGTGGCCTTACACTTCAGGGCTTACAGAGCATGGGCTGGAGACCAGGAACCTGACCCCAGCTCTGAGTTACTTCAGCTTTGGAAAGGTGAATGCTTCCTTTTATCTCATTAGCAGAACAGGACTGTCACACTGCCCCTAGAGTCTCCAGGACTCGTGAGGATGAGATAGTATTTGTGAATCTCtgcaaaatgttaaaataatgttgttgttcagtcacttagtcgtgaacgactctttgagaccccattgactgcagcacgtcagacttccctgtcctctaccatctctcccagaacttgctcaaactcatgtccattgagtcggtgatgccatccaaccacctcatcctctgtcgtccccttctcctcctgccctcaatctttcccagcatcagggtcttttccagtgagtcggctctttgcatcaggtggctaaaggattggagtttcagcttcagctgaaaATCACGTTACCCTACTGGGAAACGAGCGCTAATGTTTAGGATCAGGATTCCAGCAAGTTCTCCTGTTCTGCCAGAGCAAGACACCCTTGGGTGATCACAGAGCAGTTGCTTTGTGGGTTCTCCTGCTTGGATGGAATGGAACTCACTTAGCGTTAACCAAGGTATCAGAGTAGGAGAACTGAACTAAATTCTCCAACTGAGAATTGAGAGCTGGGCTAAACCCAAGCGTCCTGTTGTTACGAATGTTGCTGTGACCGCCTCTCTGTAAGCTTTACCATCCCTCAGCCTTCCGAGGTTTGTGGTGCTGTTGGCTCTGTGCTCCTCTCGTCCTGCAGGAGGGTGGCTTGGTCCCTTGGTCCTACCTGGGTGGCAGCTGCTCGGTGGAAATGTGCCTCCATCCTAAGTCTGCTGGAACCTGGGGCTGGGTTCTCTCCAGCTGCTCACCAGGCGCTTCTGGGAATTGTCTTTCTCGTCTCCTTGTGGTGGAAACCTCACCAGCTGCTTCATGGGGGAGGTTAATTAATGCAATTAACAACGAATGTCTTAATTGCAGATGTTTAGAGAGACACTTggctgttattattgttattattgttttgtgTGCCACTCACCACACGCTTGGACGTCTCTTtattaaagcaaacaaaaccataaTTAGGTGCAGCCCAATTCAAACAGTGGCAGCAGCCTGGAGCAGGAAACCATAATTCAAGAACAAGAGGCGTTCTCAACAAATATTATGTTGCCTGCCCAGTAACTGGTTGTGTGCCAGACTGCTGTGAGCTGCTTACCTGCTCCCCTAAAGCCTGGCCAGAGAGGGAAAACAGGATGAAGGGGACAGACCGTGATGTCCCAACCGGTGGCTACCACAGAGGGTGGGTCCTTGAATAAACCAAGGGACAAGGTCCAAGTGGAAAGAAAGGTACCTAGGCCCAAGGCGTGGGGGATGCTGTGTTCCAAAAAGCCTTGGGAATTACCCAGAAGCTGAGGGTTAAGAGTAAAGCAAAAGTAGGCAGTTCACTGCACTAAGATGGTGGTGTTTGGAGGATTcgaaggaaggaagcagagatcagaCTAGTATTTCGAGGGGAAGCAATTGACAGAACACATACCCCGGCCCTGACGGCAGGTAGAGGCCTTGACCATGGTCTTTGGTTGTATTTCCCAACAGCACGGCGGCTACAAAGTGAAGCCCACGCGTCAGTATGCTAATGGCGGCCTCTTTAAGTGAAATTAATGCCCGGATTGTGTGAGGAGAGGGCCCTTCATTATTCCCTGTGATATGAAGATGTGTTGGAGATTCTTCCCGGCCTCTCAGTGACACTCTTCATACAAAATTTATCTCTTTTATGGGTTTGAAGCTCTTTCAGATACATATCAAAGACCTTCCCATGCCTCCACCATGCATAATATATTCTGCAGCAGCTCGTAATAAATCATCCTCCATCTCTGACTGTTTGGCCGTGAGCAAACATGGCTACTGCCCGCACGGAAAGGATGCTAGATCCTTGCACATAATACTTTACCTCTGTGCTACCCCTTTCTGTGGTCCGTCTCCGCcagggagccccccaaaatgcaAGGAGCTGGAATCATCCAGTTACTCTCTTCTGCTGCTAAAGTGGATGATATAGAagatgttgctgctgttgttccattgtgcagttgtgtctgactctttgtgaccccatggacagcagcatgccaggcctctctgtccttcaccatttctaggagtttactcaaacatgtCTATTGCACTGACgatccatccatcatctcatcctctgatgccctcttcttcttgtgccctcaatctttcccagcatcagggtcttttccaaggagtcagctgttCCCATCAGATGACCCAAACTCCCTGTCTGTGTGGATGACACAGAAGATGTACCGTGATGCTACTCCGAGTTTCGAGAATTCCCCCTACCTCCATTGTCTGACTTCCTGCTTCCACAAATAGAGGTGGTGCAGACACTCACTGCATTTCCACTCACTTGGACTGGGAAAGGTGGCCTGGCGTTGTGGTTGTGTTAccgagtccaagctcactctgctcacttCACATCAGGCCGGTAAGTCAGGAAACGAGGTATTGAGGCAAAGTGTAGTGACTTTAttggagaagatggcagactagtgTCTCAGAAAAAATGATCTTATTGGGGTCTGGTtgccagtttcttttttctttttttttttttttctttttttttttttacgaagTGTGAGGATCCACACTGTGTatgtgggggtgtggggtgggtaAAGGAAGGATATTGTGTTACAGTAAGCAAAATAAGTATATATAGGTGACTCTACAGATCCAAAATGAggaatcaggaaaaaagaaaatcaaatggaaTTATGTGCCTTTAAGAGTTGGAAAAATCTAGTACCCCATATGGAAAAACACAGACAAGGGACATAAACAgacagttcacacacacacacagaatccaaAATACTAatcattcaaaatatatgaaagaaatatttgactTTTTGATTAATCAAGGGATGCAAGTTATACCAAAAGTGATACACCTTATTTTCTTATTAGATTAATGAATATTATAGCAAGACTGAAGGTTTGGGGAAGGTTGTATGCAAGTAAACACATATTCTGCTGAGGAAAATTTGTAAATTggtacacttttaaaatataactttgcaACAAatcaaaagactttaaaattttaaatggagtacCTTTGACCTGCCAACTACACTTCTGAGAATTTGTCCTAATTATTGGACAGGTGCTGACAAAATAGAATAAGTATGTTCATTTCAGTGTgatttagaataggaaaaaacaaaaacaggctaATCCTATGATAGCTTATGGTAATGATGTTGGAgttgtgatctctgaagaagaaaattcagcctcttctggaccagggaccaggcttgatcatgCAAGAGCTTTTGTGAaccagagttttattaaagtataaaaagggacagagaaagcttctgaaatagacatcagaagggggaagcagagtgcccccagtttcttttttaaaaaaaatttatttattttttaattgaataattgctttacagaattttgttgtttgctgtcaaacctcagcatgaatcaatCATAGgtgaataggtggcaagaatacacagaagaactatacaaaaaagatcttcacgacccggataatcatgatggtatgatcactcacctagagccagacatcctggaatgtgaagtcaagtgggccttaggaagcatcactataaacaaagctagtggaggtgatggaattccagctgagctattttaaatcctaaaagatgatgctgtcaaagtgctgtactcaatatgccagcaaatctggaaaactcaactgtggccccaggactggaataggtcagttttcattccaatcccaaagaaaggcaatgccaaagaatgctcaaactatcacacaattgcactcatctcgcatgctAGAAATTCTCcaaattgctcaaaattctccaagccaggcctcagtgGTActcgttcaagctggttttagagaaggcagaggaaaccctcttacactgttggtgggaatgcaaactagtacagccactatggagaacagtgtggagatttcttaaaaaactggaaatagaactgccatatgacccagcaatcccacttctgggcatacacactgaggaaaccagatctgaaagagacacgtgcaccccaatgttcatcacagcactgtttataatagccaggacatggaagcaacctagatgcccatcagcagatgaatggataaggaagctatggtacatacacaccatggaatgttactcagccgttaaaaagaattcatttgaatcagttctgatgagatgggtgaaactggagtccattatacagagtgaagtaagccagaaagataaagaacattacaacatactaacacatatatatggaatttagaaagatggtaatgataaccctatatgcaaaacagaaaaagagacacagatatacagaacagacttttggactctgtgggagaaggcaagggtgggatgtttcgagagaacagcatgtatattatctatagtgaaacagatcaccagcccaggtgggatgcatgagacaagtgctcgggcctggtgcactgggaagacccagaggaattgggtggagagggaggtgggaggggggatcgggatggggaatacatgtaaatccatggctgattcatgtcaatgtatgacaaaacccactgcgaaaaaaagaaatagcacatacatgaaaataaaatatacttttgtccaaaaaaaaaaaaaaagacaaaataaaaccaaaacccaacttcagaaaacaaaaaaaacaaaacaaaacaaaaagaaaaggcagaggaaccagagatcaaattgccaacatctgttggattattgaaaaagcaagagagttccagaaaaacatctatttctgctttattgactatgccaaagcctttgactgtgtggatcaccacaaggtgtggaaaattctgaaagagatgggaataccagaccacctgacctgcctcttgagaaacctgtatgcaggtcaggaggcaacagttagaactgggcatggaacagcagactggttccaaatcgggaaaggagtacgtcaaggctgtatactgtcaccctgcttatttaacttatgtgcagagtacatcatgagaaacgctaggctggctgaaacacaagctggaatcaagatagccaggagaaacatcaataacttcagatatatagatgacatcacccttatggcagaaagtgaagaactaaagagcctcttgatgaaagtgaaagaggagagtgaaaaagttggcttaaagctcaacattcagaaaactaagatcatggcttctggtcccatcacttcatggcaaatagatggggaaacagtggaaacagtgacagactttatttttgggggctccaaaatcgctgcagatggtgacttcagtcatgaaattaaaagacatttgctccttggaagaaaagttatgaccaacctagacagcattctaaaaagcagagacattactttgccaacaaaggtccatctagtcgaggctatggtttttccagtagtcatgtatggatgtgagagttggactataaagaaagcagagcactgaagaattgatgcttttgaactgtggtgttggagaagactcttcggagtcatttggactgcaaggagatccaaccaatccatcctaaaggaaatcagtcctgaatgttcattgcaaggactgatgctgaagctgaaactccaatactctggccacctgttgcgaagaactggcatttgaaaagaccctgatgctgggaaagattgaaggcaggaggagaaggagacgacagaggatgagatggttggatggcatcaccgactcaatagacatgagtttgagtaaactccaggagggtgatggacagggaggcctggtgtgctgcagtccatggggtcgcaaatagtcggacacgactgagcgactgaactgactgaattgaatacatatatcccctcccttttgaacctccctcccatctccctccccaccccacccctctaggttgatacagaacccctgtttgagtttcctgagccagttTCTTTCATagagcagagagggaaggaggtgaggaagtaaagtaaaatggTGCTGTCTTACAAAAGCTCCTGGAACGGCCAGCCTCAGGGCGGTgcgtgtttagtcactcagtcgtgtctgactctttgcgagcccatgaattgcagcccgtcaggctcctctgtccacggtgttctctaggcaagaatactggagtgggttgccacatcttcctccaggggatcttcccaacctagggatggaacccaagtctcccccattgcaggcggattctttatctccTGAGCCAGGGAAGCTGGAGGGcagggatgtgttaatttcttctttttgcagccattcacaggtggacACAGTCAGGATGTTTCTCTGATCAAAGGCACTTTGGTTTAACATTTGGACAGAGGGGCAAAGTTCCCTGAGGCAGACCATTCTGTATAGATAGTATCCTTTCAGTGAAGAAAAGCAACGGGAAGCAAAGGTTTAagtaaaagaagcagattcaATGTGTAGTCAGATTTTATTCTTACCTGTGACAGTTGCATCTGAGCTGAGCACAGGAGGACTCTGGAGCATCTTGTTGAGAAGAGAAACAAGATGGGACAAAGGGAAGACCCTCCAGAACGGTGGCCTTGGGACTGGGAAAGGTGGCACCCTCTTCCTGGAGGCCATACGGGGACAGTGCCCAGGATGGTGGCTTGGGGAAAGCCTCCATCACCAAGGCTATTGATGTCAAATCAAGGGGGTTATGTCAGTGggattctgtgtgtgtggtgcagGTCATGAatcaaaagaaacagatttttgcTTTCTGTGGTGTCATTTCCAAAGGCCAACACGTGTGGAGGGAAATTCGCCTTGTGATGGAGATGGCTGGGTGTCCCTACCCCACATCAGTTTTCCTCCTCTTCCATAGAAACAGAACCCAAATTTATAGCTGGACAAATGACCCCACAGAGCAAAGATGATTCTTCcaagcctcccttgcagctagatgTGGCCCTGGGACCAAGTTTTGGCTTTTGGGGATATAGAAATGTCTTACGGCAGCTTCTGAGAACTCCCTTAAGTGGTAGTTAGTGTGTGTTCTTTGcatgtttttcctttctctttatccttCCTTCTGGCTGGGATGAGGGACATACTGGCTGGAACTGGAGAAGCCACTTTGAACCATGAGGTGGAGAGTGGAGATCATCCTTGGTGAAGCTACAAAGTAGGAGGTGAGTTCCTGAGACTTCATGCTCTGCTGGGGCCTCCCTGAGTCTTCTCAAAACCAGGCAGCTGCTGGAGGCTCTTCCTAACCCATTCTTCCTTTCACCCCTCCATTCACAGGTAGCAGAGATGCATCAGGACATGAGACTCTCCCTGCCTCGTCCTGCACCCTCTGTCTCTACCCTTTACAGGCACGTCCCCCAGTGAAACTCTTGCATATTTAATCCTGTCCTGGGGTCAACGTCTCAGAAGACTCAGGCTGTCACAGGGTGGATCTGGGAAGGAATGCATAGGGGAGGGCTGTAGGCATGGGAGAGAAACATCTTAACAGAAGGAATATTTGTGCAAAGTTCCTGTGGCTCAAGAGACCAAGGGAGTTAGAGGGAATGAAATGACataaggccagtgtggctggaaggCAGAGAGCAGATAGAGCAGGAGGTAGGGATGGGAGAAAAGAGCTGGCGTCAGCTCTTCCTGGTTTTTATCCTAATAAGAATGGATGCCATTGGATAACTTCATGCATGGGATGCTGCAATCAGACGTGAGCAGGCTCTGATGTGGTCTCAGTGAGAGGCGGTGGTGGTGTAGATGGGAGAGGGTGGCAGCCTGGAATGAAGGAAGTAGGTGGATCCAGAAATGATGGGAGAGGCAAAGTGCCTACTGTGTGTGGAGTGCCGCTCTGAGGATACATCAGTAAACAGTGCTCATGTTTGGAGGTGTGGGAGAAGGCATCTTAATTAAACCACTTCAGGCACATTAAATAATCAATATCTACTCTGTGGATCAACATCTCCAAGATTTGCTGCCACATGTTACTAGGATTTCACAGCTAAAATGAAGTCCTTCCAGATGCTGTTTAAACCCACATCTGCTTTCATGGCCTGAATCTCAGGGGCTCCAGGTATCGGAGATATGATGCTTAGTGGAAAGGTGATTCGATCCCtccctctgctttctcatctACCAGGAGCATGACCAGTCTTTCAATAATATCCAAATAATTTGCTGGAGGGGGGGCTTTACTGTCACTGGAGGCTCAAAGGTGAGGTGTATATTTACTGGATGCCAGAAACTTAAAAGCAAGAACCTTGTAGAAATTAAAGTCCATCTGTCAGGTCTGTAGAATCAGTAGCTTCCATTTGTCAGGATTTAGTAAGTGCTGAAAACTTTGCTTGAATCCTGATGGGTCATCTATGCACACTGAACCAACAGCCATCCTCTGCCCTCACTCCCTCACTGCCATCTCATTTAACTGAAGGAAGAactattattgtccccatttaacagatgaggaaactgagtcttagaaTGATTAAACAAAATTTCCAAAGTCCTACAACTAAAAAAACAACAGAGGCACTCTTTGAACCCCCTTTAACTTCCAAAACCAGTGCTCTTTATTGCCTTCTTTTAATCTCTTAGAAGCTGAAGACTTCCAATTGGACAGTTTTTAGAATTCCCAGAGAATAAAGAACATGCCTAATAAAAATGGATTTGAATTTAATTTACAGTAATTTCAATTATAGATTATCCTCTtagtgctaagtctcttcagccaCATCCGTCTCTTTgggacccgatggactatagcccaccaggcttctctgtccatgggattctccaggcaagaacactggagtgggttgccatggcctcttcccaacccagggatcgaacctgtgtttcttgtcttctgcattggtaggcaggttctttactgtattagatattaacaaacaaaaatacattgTTGGGACAATTCTGGACAGTTCCTCAAACATTACAAAAACGTGTTTTTGATTAGCTTTAGCAAGGAAGAGTTTACACACAATAACTTTTATGGATTTTTGCTGCATAGTTTGAGTAGCTCAGGAAATAAATATGATCAAATACCCACCGTCACAATCGAGATCTaggatttttccctttccccagctccccccccgccccactgAAAATTTCCCTATCCTGCTATACAGTCAACTTTTCCTGCCTCTCTGGCCCCTGCAACCCTTGATCTGCTTCCTGTCACTATTGTTTTGACTTTCCTAGAATTTTATATGCTgctgataagtcgcttcagtcatgttcaactatttgcatccccgtggactgtatagcccgccaggctcctctgtccatgggattctccaggcaagaatactgaaatggcttgccatgccctcctccaggggatcttcctgacccagggatggagcccacatctcttatgtctcctgcattggcaggtgagttctttaccactagtgccaccttggaagcccaccATATaatatgagggttttttttttttttgagtatgtatctgatttctttcatttggcATAATCCTTTTAAGATGCATGCATTTTGTTGCATGTGTTAGcagttcctttctttctcttaatggatagcatttcattgtatggatattgCCTGTTAATTtggacatttgggtggtttcCTATTTGAGGCTCTTTCGAATAAAGCTGTTAATTAGCATTTGCGTGTGCATTTGATGAGAACataacttttcctttctcttgcatAAAAATCTAAGAACGGTAGATCACATGGAAATTACATGTTTAACTCGATCAGAAACTGCCAAAGTATTTCCcgcagtggctgcaccattgCAACTCCACCAGCAATACGTGAGGGTCCCAGCTGCTCCAATGCTCACCAGCATTTGGCATCGACAATCTTTTTTATTCGAACCATTCTCCCGGTGTATATTAGCACTAACATGCATTTGAGGGTCAACCTTCTCAGATCTCCACATGTCACCTTCAGCTTTGCTAAAGGTGGTCACAGGTAAAAGTATCTGATGGGTCAGCTTGAGGTCACCCAGATCTGCACTACTTTCCTCTGAGAGGGAAGTTACCCAGGTTTCCTCTATGGTCCAAGGGCACAAACTCATTTCCCAATCATGTGACAATGGGAAAGTAACTgacctcgtttttttttttttttaaactgaagtatagttgatttagggcttccctggtggctcagaggtaaaagaatCCATccgcaaagcaggagacctgggttcgatccctgggtcaggaaggtcccctggaggagggcctggcaacccacttcagtattcttgcttgggaaatcccatggacagaggagcctggccagctatagtccacaggaaTGAAAAAGAGTCGGccactacttagcgactaaacagtatattagtttcaggtgtacataaATTTTAGAGcttatacttcatttaaagttactgaaaaaaatagggcttccctggtggtccaatatttaagactctgggcttccactgcagggggcgtgggtttgatccctggcagcAGCCCACACCCCCAcaaagttattgtaaaatattggctatattccctgtgctgtacattcatccttttgttttattcattttctacctGGTAACTTGTATCTCTGAATTCCCTTCCCCCGACTTGCCCTTGGCCTCAGTTTATCTCCTCTGCAATGGAGACAAAACTGCTCCTGGACATGGTTAAGTTCAGAGTTGTTGGACACTAGTAGGCTTATTTATATGGGGCGATCCTTTGCATACAATAAAAAcaccattaaaatttaaaatggccCAACATTTATATGATGGAAATAGAGTATTTTGATACTTTGTGAGTGCAAAATAGTCAAGAATGCCACCAAagtggaattttctttctttttctgcatgtACCTCCTCACCTCTTGCTTGTGTCCATAATGCCAGTCTGGCCTGCGAGGTGATTTCTACCTCCTAGGCGTGCTGAGatagttaaatgagataatcagtGAATGCACTTAGGACAGAACCCAGCAGATGGTGGGCTTTCAAGAAAGAGTAGGTTATGTTTGGAGACGAAGCCACCATCCAGATGCCAGGAGAGGTGTGTTTAGGAAGAAGATGGCATAGTGAGATGATTAAGAAGCaccaaagagaaaagcaaaaaaaaaaaaaaaaaaaaaaaaatcccacttgaACCCTCCACTCCACACCCAATCCCACCATCCTCTCTGGAGGCACCCGCTGTTACAGGTGGTGCAGATTTTAGATACATGGGGGTATATATGGTTTCAAGGTATTTGAGGCACAAATAGGCAGGTAGCAAAGGGCCTCGTCTTGCTCTGGGGCTTATTTCCCTCTTGTGTTTGATCATAGATATAGTCTacatcttccttcctctccactcTCCCC
This genomic interval from Cervus canadensis isolate Bull #8, Minnesota chromosome 10, ASM1932006v1, whole genome shotgun sequence contains the following:
- the LOC122448679 gene encoding mitochondrial import receptor subunit TOM20 homolog; the encoded protein is MVGRNSAIAAGVCGALFIGYCIYFDRKRQSDPNFKNRLRERRKKQKLAKERAGLSKLPDLKDAEAVQKFFLEEIQLGEELLAQGEYEKGVDHLTNAIAVCGQPQQLLQVLQQTLPPPVFQMLLTKLPTISQRIVSAQSLAEDDVE